In Monodelphis domestica isolate mMonDom1 chromosome 1, mMonDom1.pri, whole genome shotgun sequence, the sequence TATTCTACTTTCACAATCTCTCTTGAATTCATGTCACTATTCACTCACACAGCTATCACCCAAACTCAAGCCTTTATCACTTCAGACCTTTACATTAGACAGCAAACTGGACATTTCTAATGATATGTCTGACTATATCATTTCCCTGGTCCAAGAAGCTCCAGTGGTTCCCTCTTTCCTATAAGACAAGAGTATAAACTCTGCTTTTATAATCAGGGTCCAATCTACATTTCCAGGTTCATTGCAAATTATTCTATTTCCCAACCCCACATTTAAGCCAAACTGGTCTCCTTGTTTTTTCCCTatagaagatattttattttccataaggACATCTTTGGAGAGTTTGTACCCCATGAGTGGTATACTCTCCTTTTTTAATTATGACTCAAAGAATTTCTAGCatccttcaaagttcagttcatATTCTACTTCCTAGAGAAGGGCTGTCTAGGTCTTCATAGCTACTATTTTCCTCCTGCCCccctattgaaaatattttgtttttaatattctatatatGTTCTTTCATCCCAAGCTTCCTAGAGGGTAAGGGCTGTCTTcattgtttttgtatccctagtgtctAGCATGATATCTGTCCCCCAAGAATGTGCTTCACAAGTGCTTGACCATTCAGTGTACACTCCCTCTCCAAAAGCCACCATATTGAAATCACCTAGTTTTTTTGAATATGCATCCAACTTGTAGGCTGCCTGCTCAAGAGCAGCTACTTGCTCTTCAATTAAAGTGATCTGATCCAAATAAGGTTGAAGTGCTgcatctaaaacaaaacaaaaccaaaaaatcttaccttttagCTTATGGAGGGGCAGGAGACCTATCAATACAATATCAGTGTGTCCACACTAATCTCTCTCTTGCTGTACTCttattaaaaagcaaaaccaaaaagtTGTTTGGCAGCTGTGAGGATATCCCTTTACATGGGTATAAGGAATTCATTGAGAAATTAGAAAGGGCTGCTACCTAGAAAGCTGATTATATAGGTGAGTCCTACAGAGACTAGTGGGAAAGAAATGGTTCTTTGCAAGAGAAAGTACTAGATTTAGAATGAGAATATTGGGGTTAAAGCCCTTATCACTAGTTAGCTATAAGACCTCAGTCAAATCATTAagcagttttcttatctgcaaaacaCAGATAACACCTAGCCTAGGACTATTCCTTCCCAACAATGCCAGGATGTCTTTATAGCTTTGGATGTATGGCAGAAGAGCATTTTAGGGCATTAAAATTTAAACACTAAAACGAGATCTTAAGCTGTGAAATGTCATCTGCCTTGGCCTAGATGAAACATGCTCTATTGGAAGGGAAACTGACTTTGGTGTCAGAAGCCAGTTTTAGACCCCAATTCTGTTATCTCTGTGATCCAGGGCATTAATTTACTTTAGTAACAATTTCCACATGTGAGAATTGAATCCATTAAGATTGTGAAAAGAGCATTCTTAACCCTTACTCAGTCATCTCCTCACTCCCTCTAGATTCTCATCCTAAGTCAGTCTATCTTCTCCTAACTAGACTGGGAGGCTCCAAATCAGGGACAGACACAGGCCTCAGTGACTActgcataaaaagataaatacttACATTTCTGATTTAAGTCCTTCAGGTTCCTACTTATGTTTACTGCAatatctttcatttctaaatactTCAAGCTAGTCAGTTTGTTCATATTTTCCAGGAGTTTATAGTCTTCACTGGTggctttaaaacaaagaaaagatattgaaaACATGGAGATCTGTTAATATAGGTGACTGACAGTTTAGAGTCCAGCACTCTTCCTGATAGCAAAGTTGGGGGGTGTGTCCTTTTCATTTGGGGCTTTGGAAGGCTGAGTACAGACACTGTAAATAGCCAACAGTGGCATCCTGGAGGGCAGGGGGACCCTTCCATTTTGTGTCGGTGCCTGGTGCCTTGCATGGAGCAGgccctcaataaatgcttgtgtcAGGGAGCTAAACCTGGGGGGTCCCGGGGCCGATCTTGTCTCACCTGTCAGCTCGCCAGTCAGGTACGTGGCCATTTTGGAGAACATGTCCTGGCACAGTCCAGTGATGTCCGCCTCAGCGGGCTCTGTAGCCTCCTCGGCTGTCTCCACCACTGCATCATCTAGGCCGGggaagggaggtggggggggaggaatgggagaaggagaaaagaggaggggagagggaaaggggaaaggggaaaggaggagggggaaggagagagggatgaGGGAAGGATGGGCGAAGACGACGCGAAGTCGACCAGAGCAGGAGGAAGAGCAGGCCAGGCTCAACGCCAGGGCCCCGCCCCTCCCGCTTCCTTCCTGCCCGCCCCGCCACCTCAGCTCGGACCAGCTCCGCCCTGTCCCGCCTAGAGCCCCCTCAAACACCTCCCACGACGGCTTTCTAGGAGCCCGGGGTGTCCCTTCCTTACCTCGACTCAGTCCCTCCCGCTGAGCGGCAGGGACGCCCTCGGCCGTTGCTGCCATGGCCAAGCTTTCTCAGGCCCCGTAAGCCGGTTCCAGGCCTTCCGGGATGGCAACACCTGCACCGGAGTGGGGCGGAGAGGAGGGGAGCGGAACGGCACCTCTCCGCTCCCCCTGCCCCGCCCCGCCCAACTCCTGCTCTTTTCCGGGGTCTCTAGGAGCCTCCCTTCCTCCGCCGCCCCGCTTTCCGGCCTCCTCAGGCCCCACCCCTCACAGATTCCATTTCCAGACCGCCTCTCAGGGCCCAGCCCCTCCCCGCCGCCCTTTGCTATGTCCGACCCCCCAGTTTCAGGTCTTGGCCCCGCCCAATGCAGACTCCCTTCCTACATCTCTTCCGGTCTCTTTCCATTGCCCCGCCCCTCGCCATCTACGTTCTGCCCCTTGCTCTCCTGGGCTCTAATGCCCTTGTCCCTCCTCTTTTTCAGAGCAGGTTGAAATCCTTAATTTCTGCAGCTAATGACTGTTAATGACACTGATATGCTCAACATTAAGTGCTTAGTATGTGCAAGTACTTTCCTGAGCACAGCATgtacaaacaaaggcaaaaactgTCTCTCAAGAGTCATCCtaatggaggaggcagctgggttgctcagtggattgagtcaggcctagagatgggaggtcctgggttcaaatttgacctcagacacttcccagctgtgtgaccctgggcaagtcacttaactcccattgcctaacccttactgctcttttgccttggagccagtacacagtattgactccaagatagaaggtaagggtttacaaaaaaaaagtcataatgggaaagaaaatgtggagattggatttggctctcccctgattataacaatgaaggtacttagctcttcctttattgtaaagattaaattgtaatccgctgtctatttttagattttaatccccaaaagtgtaaacCTAGCacaagtagatctacccattttaaccataaAAAGGTATGAGCTAACTACAAAAAGATATGAACTAACcataaaaaggtatgaacacccatttcatacctTAAGTGGGAGGTtagtgacccatgtgtgaaagagtggacagtcctggagaggagtgtctactgtgattggtagaggtaaaatttaggggaggtgatacaagagaaaaaaagtctttaaatagtggaaacagagacacacatgATGATCAGTCACTCAAAGTTGGACTAGAAGAGAGTCAGTTACTCGGAGTTGGACTGAAGGAAGTCACTTGGGCTCTAAGAGAAGATagttggctgtggaactggacccctggaggagctcatgcagaagacctcagactgctttcctttttagACAGTCATCATGGTGAGTGTAAagttctttccttgccctttctggaggtgtgaacctttgagaaaggtccatcatctggagactcctttcccctgactggtgccttagaaattttaactggttcagaggaagctagagctttctttctctccttttctctcttccttaatatcttccttctattgtaaaataaactaccataaattatattttactttagtaattcattttggaatttagaaattaaaaccctggtgaccaccaattaaataattCAGATCCAACcataaatctaacaaaaacaggCAAACAGCTATATACAGGCAAGATACAGACATGGCAAGTTGGAAATCATCTGGGACAAAGCTACAGCCATGAGAATGACTGGTGGAAGGAAGAGTGTCAGCTGAGACTTGAAGCAAGTTGCCTAACCTCATACTCTATTATGATCCATGTCCCTGGTGGAGGAATTCCAGCCCATTtctctgctcatttctctctaaactctctctctctctctcagtgttCTGACAGGCTTCTGTGGATTGAATGATAGGTGAGATGGGCAGGGTAAAAGCAAGACTCAGATTGGATCCAGCTGTTACTGTAGGCaaagagatgatgatgataatgtcaGAGAAACACCCAAGTttgaatgggagactcaaactctgttcaatccaaaagtaagaaaagaattttatttgaagaaagagAAGTTTATGGTAgtataatagcctaatagctgACTAGCTCAGAATCATGTTGCTAGTACTTTGGCAGAGGCTgaactgaactcaggtctttctgggaCAGGAAAAATTGGGGATGGCCAAATTCAGGTGGAAAGTGTTTTGAGGTTTGCCATATAtgccatagggaataaggagcatgtgAAGGTTTGGGGGAATTCTGAAATGCCAGAGACCCTAGTTTGAAGGTTCCTTGTTccccattgtccaccttgtcatcatttgtcaatgtgggaATGGTTTTGCTATCCTGGAATGAGAATATGGGATGGGGGGATTTGGTACATTGGaggaccactataggtaattaTATCTTACAGTTCTAAATTAAAGTAAATGTGGAACATTATTAGTAAAACAGATTAAGCAAAAAGCTGATGGTCcagtataatattattattgaaccAATACTAATGATTGATGTTACAGAATGGGTAACTGATCAATCTGCAATTCATTGCTTGCCTAATGCTAAAACTTTTGCAATTGATGTTTAACCAGTATTAACTCGTGAGAAACGCAAGATTTTAGGAGTATGAGGGTCTTGTTCCTATTACTACCCTATTACCTTTCATTTCCTGCTCTCTGCCCCCATCAATTACaacttaacatttatatagcacttaatatGTACCACaaactgggctaagtgctttacattgatctcatttgattttcatgaaGACTAGCTTAAGAAGGGAGTAGATCATTGAATGGAGGCAAGGACCAGCTAGTAGGTCAGAGAaggaatcataggatttagaagcaaaaagagactttagaaagcATTTTATTCAACTCcatcatttaatagatgagaaaactgaagaaaggTTTCATAGGTACCCAGTGTCATGCAGGTGTAGCAAAACTGAGATTCAGTAATTCAATAAATGTATATTAACCATTCACTACATTCCTGTAGAGTGGTGTAACATAAAGGCCCTGTcccagaaagatctgagttcagttcAGCCTCTGCCAAAGTACTAGCAGCATAATTCTGAGCTAGTCACCCTTTCAATGATCCCAAACAAATCTAAGACTATTGGTTGTTGGgtgcagttaggtgactcagtggattgagcgataggaagtcctgggtttaaatatgaccctaaacacttcctagatgtgtgatcctgggcaagtcactttaccttcattgcctagtccttactgctcttctaccttggaatcaatacatagtattgattctaagacagaaggtaagggtttaaaaacaaacaaacaaacacaaaactaGCAGTTACAGATCAGTTTCCAAAGTGGGAGTGTTAAGGtctgggatttcacccaccaccaaggaagacccgtggacaatgcaaacaggcagagaaaggccatttattgaatgGATACAcacatcagtgggaacctctgccatcagagttccaagttgcttctgagaGGCTGGGCCTTAAGTACTCTCCAGCACGTATAGCCTcccttccagccccttatctgctaTATAAGATTCTTGGAACATTGCCGGCATGTttggctcccctcagcccttattggttacatactattcttgggaccatgacaattttatgttattggggtcttcctggcctttatctggtatctactgcagctggggtttggcatgtttattggggtcttcctggcctttatctggtacctactgcagctgcATGTTTATTGGGGTCTTCCAACTTTCAAGGCTAGCCAGCTTGTTAAGGCTTTCCTGTATTTTAAAGGCTGGTCATTTTGGCCTCCCTCAGGAGAAAATTACTGGAAAATGTACTAGGCACTggagttacaaagacaaaaaaaggaaacaaccTTTACTCTTTAAAAGCTTACATTTTttaattgcttgatcacatgggttgatggggatatgattagagatGTAGAtcctaaacgatcaccctagtgaaattatcaataatatggaagtagttcttgatcagtgacacctgtaaaacccagtggaattgtgtgtcggctatggggggctgggggaaggaagggaaagaacataaatcatgtaacatattctaaattaattaattaaaagttttcaataaaaaagcttacattttactggggagtataatatgtatacaaataagtaaaaataaggaaatttgaggtgGAGAAAAACTAAATTAGTTACTGATAACATTGAGGAAGCCATCAATGAAAAAAGATTACCTGAACTAAATTCAAAGGAAAATTGGCATTCTGAATCAGGGACATGAGGATAGAGCATGTTCCAAGATGTGCAAGtgcatggaggtgggaaatgtAATATTGGTTTTAGAAAAGGAATCCAAATTGACTGAAATGTAATATGCATCCAACAGACATATGAAATAAGATTGAATGATGAATTGGTATTTTATCCTGAAAGAAAAAGGGAACACTAAAAGATTATTGTAGCCAGAGAAGCAGGAAAGCAATACCGTTATGGATGAaagtggaagagatcttagagggcATGAAGTACATGAGTTTACATATCCTCAGtttacacataaagaaactgacccagagaagtttagtgacttactCACTAAAGTCACTATCTGACTAGTAACTAGTTGGttagtgtctgagatgagatttgaatctaagtctttctgacttaagTCCTTTACTCGAACTGCTATTAGGCCAATATGAATAGAGAACAGGAGACTAATATGAGAAGTATGGAGGTAGAACTGATAAGAAGTAGCTACTGATTGATGTACAGAAGTAGCTACTGATTGATGTACAGGAGGATAAAGGGAAAGTATGAATGAGTTTGAGATCATGAACCTTAGTGACTTGGAGACCATTggttccctcagtttccttctttctgttaggATACCACCCTTCTTCCAGTCAGCCAACTTTATAGCCTAAGAGTCATCCTTAATTTGGCTTTCTGACTCTTCATTCAATCAGTTGCAAAGTCTTGCCAATTCAACTTCTCTCATATTCATCCCCTTCTCTCAACTCATACAACCTAGATCCTAATCCAATTAACCTTATTAAATTTGATAATACTTTATAGTTTCCCTAATTGGGCCTCTTTGAACCTATTCTTTCCCCTCCTAAACTGACCCCTCTACATAGCTGCCAAATTTCATTCAGTCAAGTGTAGTCTATGTCAGACCTTTGCTCATGAAACTGCAGTGGATCCGTTcttcctttaggataaaatacaaattctttaatTTTCCAGATTCCATTTTCCTCCCCCTCAAAAAACACACTAATATATAGATAGAAATCACTCAGATCAGGTAGGACTTTAATCGTTGAACAAACGAACCTTTAATAGCAGCTGCACCATTTGGTTGTCCTGATCCTACATCTAGATCATAAACCCTAATTTGGGGCTGGGAGTTtacatactttttatttttttttggtgaaaatgCTGGATTTCTGAGTTTTTTAACTTGAGGTCTAAGTCTGTGGACATAAACTCCCATACTGGATCTATTTTAGGGGGCCAGACCATATAATTGAATtgggtaaaaaaacaaacaaacttcatTCTTCCTAACATCTCattgaaattttgattttttaaaaaacattgagAAAGGGGTCCAGAACCCAGGAAAGATGAGGAAGCCTGGTCCTGGGAGAAGGTCCTTTCTTTTAGAGTCagcattttcatttttgcctgTCAGTCTTTAGTGGTTGGACAATAAATATCTGGCccctaagtgctttataaaagcTTGATTTTAGAGTCCAGAAATGCCATATCATCAGGGTGGGCGCAGAGGGTTGATCACTCCATTATAGTTTTAAAGAGCTCTTGTATGGGTTGGGGCTGAGAGGCCGGCTGGGCCAGCTGACCCTTCACAGGCTAAGGGTAGTTTCCTCTCTCGGACCCTATACCCACCTTCTGGAGTGGGGGACAAAAGCTCGGAGGATTGTGGAGCTCAACACTAGACTGCAGGTGGGCGGGGCCTAGGCCACGTGAGGTGATGGAGTGGGGCTTGTAGAACTGTGGGGCCTTGGTTGAAGGAAGTGACCTGTTTCCGTCCCTCTTCTCGCCCGGATGTGACGCTAAATTCTCGAGAGAAGATCGTGTTGGTTAGAGCGGTGGCGGCGGGGGCCGTGAGCCGGCCTGGAAGCGGCGGCCGATTCTGCGGCCGACCCCGCTCCGGCCCATGGACCGGCCCCCGGGGCTTCGGCCCGGCGCGGGCGGGCCCTGGGAAATGCGGGAACGGCTGGGCACAGGCGGCTTCGGAAATGTCTGTCTTTATCAGCACCGGGTGAGGCTGTGGCGACCGCGGCGCGAGGTGGGGTGGTGGGTTGTATGTTCGCTTGCATGATCCACGGTCGTTGTGGTGCCGGACCGAGTGCGGCTTTGTCCTGGGCAGTGCGCGACTCAATTTGGATCATCCAGCAGGTGACCCTGTGGCGTGATTCTGTAGGGGTGACTTGGCCCCATTCGGAGTCACCCTGCTGCGGTGATTGACCTAGTGGTCCTGGCCGAGGATTGGGGATGATGCCTGACTGGGTCGACTTTGGGGGGGTtagtatgtatgcatatatgtatgtatgtatgtgcgtATGTATGTGTGTTGAGTGCAAGCACTGTTGTACGGAGCGGTTTGCATGTTACTGGACTACTTAGAGAGTAATCCATTTTTATAGACTGTTAGCATGTTCATTCCACCATCATTAGAGCTCCTTGCGAGCAGGGactatctctccttttctttttatccctagtgcttagcgcAGTGCCTGGCCTTGGGAGCCACTTGACAAATACTCATTGACTTGGTAGGGAGgtatgaagaagaggaggaaagtagAGCAGGCAGTATTATGGACTTCGTTGGTACTTGGATTGTGTATGGTCTTTAGctaagtatcagaggtgggaaAGTCAGCCGTACATCATCTCCTGCATTCAATATTTATGACCTTTTCATCCCATTTTAACTAACAATCACAGTCAGTCCACCTCAGATCTGTCACAGAACAGTACCATCTTGAAGATCTGAACTTTCAAAGTCTTCACAGCCTTCTTCCTACTCATTATTCCCTGAAGCTATTGTCCaaacctttcttccctttccacagCTCACTAACTGCTTCCAACCTTTCACACTTACTTGAAGTAGATGACTTAGTCTCCTACTGTAAGGAGAAGTTGGGTTACGAATAGGGGAGATTATGGATTGGGAATGATATGAGAGGAAAGCATTGAAGAGGTGCTAAGTATTGATGGAATTAAAACCCTGAGTACTTTAGACTTCTTTCAACAAGCCTGGAAAACGAAAGGGTAGAGGAAGATGATTCAGGAATTTATTGAGAGCATGAGAACTATTTTTAAGAGCAAGGGAGACCCGAACATGTTCATAGAATGAGAGGAATCCGTGAGGATGGGTCAAATAGTTGATGGAAAAAGGTCTTGAAAAGGTAGATTGAAGAGGATAAGATTAAGCAATTGTACTTCCCATCCTTTGGCGTCTATGATACTAGATTTCCTGGTCTTCCTTCACTTTTCTGCCtacttagttttcttttctggaGCCTCTTTTATAGCataatggatttagagctggaaggaagcccttccccccccccccccttttacagatgaggaaattaagacaagtgatttgtttaaagttaacatagtaaatagcagagctttGATTGGAACATAGCCCCTCTTGCTTCAAAtcattcttttctctgtattcctttggttttgtttgtggcctcattttcttcttacACCTCTGGTAATTTTTGTAGACTCCCATAGTTTGAACAAACACCTGTGTGCTGATACTGACCCAAGGATTGACTTTAAGTATTGCTGTAGTGTACTATTAGTTCTCCAGGCAGAGGAGAGATAAAGATTTAAACAATGCTTTCCAGTCAAGTGATCAAACATTTATCCTGTGATCAAACATTTATCCTGTTTACAGtgtaccaggtattgtgctaactAACCCCCTTTTTTTGGTCTTATCTATAAAACTTATCCAAGAAGTTAAATAACTATTATTTCAAGTAATAGATGATGAGAAgtggtaacttttttttttttttggtgagcaTAGCTTTGGATTCAATATAGCTTAATTTGAAATTATCCTTGCATCCTTAAACAATTTTTTGAGAGTATTTCCATTCTTGGGGCATATTGAAATTCATTTGAACTTTGTTTTAACACATGAAATAATCTATCCTTatgtagtattttaaaataacttttcaacCATGAAAGATgatattaagtattttatttaagaagttgtttttattaattgtagCACACATGTGATAATGTTTAACAAAGCTCAgtgattaaatttattttatgttaattcattttgttttgacaCAAGACTCTACCCCACTCCCAAACACTCAAATCCTCTATAAAGTTCATTCCCTGAAAAGTTAACAAAACTACCTCAGAGAATTATTTGCAGTAAGTATTGCTTTATAATTTTGTAGTTTAACAATCATTAATAAAAGTATGTTTTCTATcactttatatagtacttacattttctgttgtttttgaCTTGAGGTCATCTAGTATTGTctttatttacatatttgtaaTCATTTCATATAttgttattttgtcttttttcttcaatttgGATCACTTTACAGGCTTATGTTTCTCTGAAAATTTAGTTTTCATTGTTACTTGCAacataataatattcctttacatcATATGCCACAGGTTTTTCAGCCATTTTCTGTTTGAtggatgtattttgtttttagttttattattattgcaaAGGATGTTGCTTTGTATTTCAGATCAGTTCAACACATAAAAGTACCTGCTTTGTGCAAAAGACGCTGTTAagggggggcacctgggtagttcagtggattgacagccaggcctagttactggaggttctagattcagatctggtctcagacaattcccagctgtgtgaccctgggtaagtcacttgacccccattgcctatcccttaccactcttccgccttagagctaatacacagtattgattctaagatgtaaggtaagggtttaaaaaacaaataaacatatattattgtataatttAAGTTCCTTTTGGGCTTCATTTTTATGTCATTGCATTTTCCAGAACTTAACagtgtcttatttttctttttaaacccttaccttttttcttagaatcaatactgtgtattggctccaaggcagaagagagtgttaagggctaggcaatgggggtcaaatgacttgcccagagtcacatagctgggaagtgtctgaggcaaagtttgaacccaggacctcccatctctaggcctggctctcaatccactgagccacccagctgcccccaataatatGTGTTTTGACCTAATATTGGAGCCCCAGAATTGCTGTATAGTGAATTTGGTATTTACTTGATTATGTCATATACTTgttttttgtaataatttttaaaatttcatgtgaTATTCTCAAAGATCATGTTGTGACATGTCTGCCATAGGGGATGCATTTACCATTTCCTGTCTTGATTCTGTGATTGAAGATAGTTGTTAGTTGGCCTTGTAGAATTAAGAGAGGTGTGGCATGGCAGTTAGTGGCATTAGAAATGCAGGATTAGAAGGTTTTTCTGAAGACCAAGTTAGGCTGGTATGCACCCTCAGTTCCCGTCATGGGATGGTTTCAGTCTTTCATCTGACAGTCTTGAATCTTATGCATTAATAAAAgataaggaatgaggaaaagaagcTATATCTGTTTTCTGATGTTACTTGTGAAAGAAAGAGCATTGTGATTGGAGGTAGAGAGAAGATCTTGTAATGATTTAAGTGAATGGGTGCCCGTgttcttttatatatttgaaagcCAATTGTGAAGAATAGGTAGTTGTCATCTTCAAGTCCTTTACTCACCATAGATATTTGTATCTAATTAGGGAAGGTCAGCATGTAGTTTATAGGAAATGGGAAAAGTAGAAAGGGTTGATTGCCCAAGACTAAAGAACTATTCTGCATAAGAATGTAACTTCTTCCTatcaatctttttctttcttttttttttcttcaggaactTGGTAACAAAATAGCTATTAAATCTTGTCGCTTGGAGCTAAGTGCAAAAAATAAAGACCGGTGGTGCCATGAAATCCAGATTATGAAGAAGTGAGTATATTTTGAGATTTATGATTCTTCTCTTAATATGTGCTTGGCAGTAAGAGTCTGAGAATTCTcttagcctttaaaaaaaagataaattgctgttttagaattattaaaaatatatattctattaaaaatagaatagactATGTAGGAATAGAAACTCTAAGGAGATTTAGCATAATAAGTCATTTATGCATacgcatatatatgtatatatatagtatgcatTTGAATGTATAAATTGTCTGCACTCTGAGTTCACAATCATACCATCTAATTTAAAGGTTTTGCCGCCCATGTTGAGCATACTTTCTTTTGTGATGGCACCTAATAGGAGTTTGTCTTGTTATCATTTGTATTGGATACTTTTCAGAGTGCTTTTAGATCCTTAATCTCTTAAATCCTATAACAACCCCAGGAAGAAAGCTTAGAGAGATTGAATAACTTTCCTTGGGCCATACAATTAATAAATAGTAGagaggtttgaacccaagtctttgatTCCTTTCACTGTGTTTTCTACTGTATCATGTAGCCTGCCACTTAAGAGGAAATAATTAATGTCAGTTGGTATTTGGAATGATGACTTGGCCCTGCAAGatccttacttttttctttaaaggaatcAATCCTTAaagattcctttatttttcactATTCTTACAACTACACAAcattaatatattttagaaagatttgtGAGACTTCCAGTTACCTGTCTAATGGATAATTGTTCCctccttcttttttcctatttcttccaGTCAATGAAACTGTATAATAAATTAATAGACTAGACATTGCCACCAGTTGTTATTGATATATTTCAGTATCATTTCCATTGTTATGAACATCATTGTACTTGGTCAGAAGAGTTGAACTGAATAACTTAAAGATCCCTCTAAGTGCTTTTTACTGTGACTTTTTAAGAAGGAGTCATATTTGTTAAATATCCCTTCCCTCATAGACTGGGCCAGACAGCATACTTTGAGTTGAGGAAGTGACTGGCGAGTGCACAGTGCTGAGGAGGCAAGGGTTATAGGTCCAGTGCCCACATTAGCCAAGTAATTTTGAACAGAGAAAAATTTCATTTCACATCTGG encodes:
- the BLOC1S2 gene encoding biogenesis of lysosome-related organelles complex 1 subunit 2 isoform X1; this encodes MAATAEGVPAAQREGLSRGKEGTPRAPRKPSWEVFEGALGGTGRSWSELRWRGGQEGSGRGGALALSLACSSSCSGRLRVVFAHPSLIPLSFPLLLSPFPFPSPLLFSPSPIPPPPPPFPGLDDAVVETAEEATEPAEADITGLCQDMFSKMATYLTGELTATSEDYKLLENMNKLTSLKYLEMKDIAVNISRNLKDLNQKYAALQPYLDQITLIEEQVAALEQAAYKLDAYSKKLEAKYKKLERR
- the BLOC1S2 gene encoding biogenesis of lysosome-related organelles complex 1 subunit 2 isoform X2 translates to MAATAEGVPAAQREGLSRDDAVVETAEEATEPAEADITGLCQDMFSKMATYLTGELTATSEDYKLLENMNKLTSLKYLEMKDIAVNISRNLKDLNQKYAALQPYLDQITLIEEQVAALEQAAYKLDAYSKKLEAKYKKLERR